In the genome of Maridesulfovibrio bastinii DSM 16055, the window TAAGCCGTCAATAGCCACCTCAATCATTGGGGAGGCAAAATACTCACCAATTAGACGCATATGCTAAGGTCACGAAATAACACATAATTAGAAATTATACACATCCCGTAACATATAATCTAAAATTAGCATAGAGGAGGAAATATTCCAGAGTGGTAGTAATCATCGTAGGGAATAACTGTAAATTTTAGAATGCCAGCCCTTACAAATGTTAATAAAGCACAATAGGCACCGAGAGATCAATACACATAGGACTTTTCAATTTTACGGTAATATACCCTACCCCAGCGCAACATCGAGAATCATCATTACTGCGAAACCGACAATACAGCCCATGGTTGCCTGATCTCCGTAACCGGAGGCCTGAGATTCCGGGATAACTTCTTCGACAACAACAAAAATCATAGCTCCTGCGGCAAATGCCAGTGCATAGGGTAAAATTGGTCTAGCTATTATGACTGCCGCCGCACCGATAACCCCGGCGATAGGCTCGACAAGACCTGAACCCTGACCGTAAATAAAACTTTTCATTCTTGAAAAACCAGCTCGGCGAAGTGGAACTGAAACTGCTGTTCCTTCCGGAAAATTCTGAATACCGATACCCATTGCAAGCGCAATTGCACCGCCGATGGTGGCGGAATCATATCCTGCTCCGACAGCTCCGAAGGCAACGCCGACAGCCAGTCCTTCCGGGATATTATGCAAAGTAATGGCAAGCACCAGAAGAATAGAACTGTTCCAGCTGGTTTCAACTCCTTCAGCTTCCGAACGTGGAGCGTTGATATGCAGGTGCGGCAAAAATTTATCAACCAACCTTAAGAAGACTGCCCCCATGACAAATCCAACCGCAGCCGGAACAAATTTTAAAGCACCCATGTGCTCACTCATTTCAATAGCCGGAGCAAGCAACGACCAGTAACTTGCAGCAATCATTACCCCAGCGGCAAAACCGAGCATTATATCCAGCGTCCGTTTGCTTATATCCTTACCGATAAATACCACAGCTGCTCCAAGAGCAGTCACTCCCCATGTAAACAAGGTCGCTATCAGAGCCTGCATTACAGGCGAAAGAGTCATAAAATAATCCACGATCAACCTCCTGAAAATATTAAAAACATCGAGGCACGTTTTAAGTGTAGTATGCTTTAATTATGTTTAAAGCACAAACTTTCAAGATTAATATCAGTGCAATAAATATCAGGACAGCAATATTTGCTTGGACGACACTCTACCATCCCGAAGACCGTAAAGCATTTTCAGAAGCCTTACCCACCAATTTTGATGACCAATCAGCAAAAATTTGATGATCAATTTTTAGCTTCATTATTGTAGCTAACTACTAAAATAGACCTGATAAATTATTTTTTAAAATAAAATTAACCACCTTTGGGATGCAGTGAACTATTTCCGTATGTCGATTTTGTTTGAGTATGCCCTCATAGTAAACAATTAGCTAAATCCTCATAAAATTAGGAAATGACATCTTCGTTCACTATAATTATTTTGTAGAATTGAGGGTTGTTATTTAGATAACTGATGGGATCATTAGCCACGGCATTAAAATACAATAAAGCTGCATATACGTTTTTAAGCCCGTAATTCGATGAATATTACAAATTCAGGACCTCAACTAAAAATATAATGAATTTTAGACTTAAAAACTTGCTATGGCGAGCTGCTAAAGACTCTCAATGTGAAAAAATACAGACAGGCAGAATAAACAGAAGGCTATTGTTTGGCAGGTGCGAAAAAAGCAGGCTGATTTTTAAATATTATAACAATTCAGGGTTCTTAATACAAAAAATTGTTATTGCTAGCTCTCAAGTAGAAAATGAGAGCCAGCAATGCTCAAAACACAGTTCTAGGCCCACCAGATCGAACGGGCAGGAGGGTTGCCGAACGTTGTGAAGTCATCACCAGACTCTTTAAGCACTTCGTCCAACTCTTCGATTGTAAAATCGTAACCATCCTCAATAGCAGCTGCCACAAAGGCTTCTTTAGAGGGAATGGCGTTGTACTTAGCCTTTACCTTTTTATTCTCTCCACCTGTGGTAAGCAGACGCTCAACTTCTTTTTTAGACATAACTATGCCCCTTGTAAGCAACAAAAATAGAGGTATGGCTTTTGGTGCGCAGAAAAATAGACGCACGTTTAGCCTGACTTAGCCGATAAAATTCATTTACATTGGAGAGTTACTTATAGTCAAGCTACACTTTTGTCTTGTAGTTTAACAATTTTAGCATCAGACATACTTATAAAGTTTCTAATGTATATAATTTTCATCTAAAAAATATATATTGCATGTTTTAATTGACATAATAATACAATGCTACAACAATACAAAACATATTTAATCAATATCATCACGTTAAAGGAGAAAATATGCATAAAATAGACCCTGAGGAATGTCAGTTTTGTGGAGCATGTCAAAGCGTCTGTCCTGCTGATGCTATAGTACACCCTGATAGAAAAAACTATTATGAGATAAATGATAACTGTGTTGATTGCGGAGCCTGCGAAGACGAATGCGGCTTCAATGCAATAAGCACAGATAGCTCAGCAGAATAGTTTTAATCAGCTTGGCATACTATTACAAAAAGGCCTAATGAATTAAAAACGGCATTTAAGTAAATTAAATGCCGTTTTTAATTGCGCTAAAATGCATAAAATTTAATAAACCAACAATGCCATCATATAACTTTAAGATATATACCAGCTAATGTATCTCATTTGATAATTTTTATAGCTTAAATATTCTGCAACACTTAGCCCCTACCATATCGACCATCAGGTTCGATTATTGTGGTACTGCTTCAATTAAAAATTATTTTAGGCCATACGATTATAATATTAGATTGAATATAGTTTAACAAAATGCTCTTACTATAACCATCCCCATCTTTTCTTAAACCTCACGGACTTTACGAATCCTCACCACGAGCAAGACTAAATCCAACAAAATAGCCCGCGTCTAGAAAAACTTTTTAGAGTCATAGAGACTTTTATACCCCTCCTAATTGAATGACAAAAGTGTATCTCAAATTTTGTCTTGACTTTTTGTTAGGTATACTTACAATAATTCTTATGAATAAACTGAGAAACAATTTTGAAGAGGTACAGTGTACCTTGATGGATCTGGTTGATACTATCAATGCGCAACACAAGGGAGGTGTTGATTTCGGAACAGGACAGCGACTTTACCCTGCGGAAATTCATACCATTGAAGCAATAGGAAATTATCCAGAGATCACTGTTACAAAGCTTGCAGAACTTATGGCTGTCTCCAAACCGACTATATCTGAACGCATTAACAGATTATCTCGAAAAGGACTCGTCAGCAAAATAACCCTAGCTGATAACGCCAAAGCAGTCCCGCTGATATTAACAGAATCCGGAAAAGTTGCTCTCAAAGGACATGAGATGCACCATCAGCGAATGTTCGATCTGTTTGTTCAAAAGTACGGAGATGATGCTGAAGACATTCTGAATAGATTTTCTTTCGCTTTTAAAGAAATGCGTAAACTTGCAGAAGAATTCAGCTGTGGTGATATTTAAATATAAGTTGGACTGATTTTTTTTAATATTTTTGTTAGGTCTACAAACAAAAAAAGGAGAAGCACATGAAAGTACTGAATCTTTACCATTCACAGACACAAAACACATTAAAGGTTGCG includes:
- a CDS encoding ZIP family metal transporter gives rise to the protein MDYFMTLSPVMQALIATLFTWGVTALGAAVVFIGKDISKRTLDIMLGFAAGVMIAASYWSLLAPAIEMSEHMGALKFVPAAVGFVMGAVFLRLVDKFLPHLHINAPRSEAEGVETSWNSSILLVLAITLHNIPEGLAVGVAFGAVGAGYDSATIGGAIALAMGIGIQNFPEGTAVSVPLRRAGFSRMKSFIYGQGSGLVEPIAGVIGAAAVIIARPILPYALAFAAGAMIFVVVEEVIPESQASGYGDQATMGCIVGFAVMMILDVALG
- a CDS encoding Nif11-like leader peptide family natural product precursor; protein product: MRLFFCAPKAIPLFLLLTRGIVMSKKEVERLLTTGGENKKVKAKYNAIPSKEAFVAAAIEDGYDFTIEELDEVLKESGDDFTTFGNPPARSIWWA
- a CDS encoding indolepyruvate ferredoxin oxidoreductase subunit alpha, with amino-acid sequence MFNQYHHVKGENMHKIDPEECQFCGACQSVCPADAIVHPDRKNYYEINDNCVDCGACEDECGFNAISTDSSAE
- a CDS encoding MarR family transcriptional regulator; amino-acid sequence: MDLVDTINAQHKGGVDFGTGQRLYPAEIHTIEAIGNYPEITVTKLAELMAVSKPTISERINRLSRKGLVSKITLADNAKAVPLILTESGKVALKGHEMHHQRMFDLFVQKYGDDAEDILNRFSFAFKEMRKLAEEFSCGDI